The Rhododendron vialii isolate Sample 1 chromosome 6a, ASM3025357v1 genome includes a window with the following:
- the LOC131329406 gene encoding uncharacterized protein LOC131329406, whose amino-acid sequence MYSVPFFRRKNSKNQDIDSLHDAKVNELRAALGPPSGRSLQYCTDACLRRYLEARNWNVEKAKKMLEETLQWRSTYKPEQICWHEVAEVGKNGLISRADFHDRFGRIVLIMRPGMQKTIAGEGNLRHLVYLVENAILSLPEGQEQMTWLIDFTGWSLNTNVPIKVARDIIYVLQNHYPERLALIALYDPPRIFQAFWKVVSYFVDAKSFHKVQFLYPMRKESEEIMKSYFDAENLPTEFGGKKSLKYDHEEFSKLMTQEDEKTAKFWGFDYQPSNHVSKLHLREEVVPEPLVE is encoded by the exons ATGTATTCAGTCCCTTTCTTTCGGAGGAAGAACTCTAAAAATCAGGATATTGATTCCTTACACGATGCAAAG GTCAATGAACTCAGAGCTGCTCTTGGACCTCCATCTGGGCGAAGCTTGCAGTACTGCACTGATGCATGCCTAAGGAGATATTTGGAAGCTCGAAATTGGAATGTTGAGAAAGCAAAGAAAATGTTGGAGGAGACCCTCCAATGGAGGTCTACCTATAAACCAGAGCAAATCTGTTGG CATGAAGTAGCAGAAGTAGGTAAGAATGGCCTAATTTCAAGAGCAGATTTTCATGATCGATTTGGGAGGATTGTCCTTATCATGAGGCCAGGAATGCAG AAAACAATTGCAGGAGAAGGTAATCTTCGTCATCTCGTATACCTTGTGGAGAATGCTATACTTAGCCTTCCAGAAGGCCAAGAACAAATGACATGGTTGATAGACTTTACTGGATGGTCACTGAACACCAATGTCCCTATTAAAGTAGCCCGAGATATCATTTACGTTCTGCAAAATCACTACCCTGAGAGACTCGCTTTAATTGCCCTTTATGATCCACCAAGAATTTTTCAGGCATTTTGGAAG GTTGTGAGTTACTTCGTCGATGCTAAATCGTTTCATAAGGTACAATTCCTTTACCCAATGCGGAAAGAAAGTGAGGAGATCATGAAGTCGTATTTTGATGCTGAAAACCTTCCAACAGAGTTTGGGGGGAAAAAGAGCTTGAAATATGATCAtgaagaattttcaaaattgatgACACAGGAAGATGAGAAAACTGCTAAGTTTTGGGGATTTGATTACCAACCGAGCAACCATGTTTCCAAGCTACACTTACGAGAAGAGGTGGTTCCAGAACCACTAGTTGAATAA